The following coding sequences are from one Paenibacillus sp. FSL R5-0912 window:
- a CDS encoding GntR family transcriptional regulator has product MDKVKLTKQRKSKLYEQVKERIVEIIVEKGLAPHDPIPSEGQLAEQFDVSRMTSKMAIQALVEEGILYRLPRRGTFVADINTGELQYNATRSGKEPMKNKVKQLISLILPMIDDFTGNILHSVEQSCSLHGYHLVVKLSEDLENEEQILQEMSASPDVAGIILFPRGRKVCGEQLMKLRLAKYPIVILDRSFKEIDFDCVLHDHYLAAYQITRYLIDHGHTRIGFLTNQMDVARSREERYQGYIQALVDSHVGIYTKLIHSVEETNGMMKRVNLSEDPVIEVLKEYLKNSGDMTAVCCTEDILAIKLVYAAEKLGIRIPQDLSVTGFTDNKVIDMYPLPLTTVKQPTDFFGESAMSLLMARLENPDQPLKTIKLETTIVENKSVDRII; this is encoded by the coding sequence ATGGATAAAGTCAAACTTACCAAGCAAAGAAAAAGCAAGCTTTATGAGCAGGTAAAGGAAAGAATCGTGGAAATCATCGTAGAGAAGGGGCTTGCTCCCCATGATCCGATTCCTTCGGAAGGCCAGCTGGCGGAGCAGTTTGATGTCAGCAGAATGACCAGCAAGATGGCGATTCAGGCGCTGGTGGAGGAAGGAATCTTATACAGGCTTCCCAGAAGGGGAACTTTCGTAGCCGATATTAATACAGGCGAGCTGCAATATAACGCCACCCGATCCGGAAAAGAGCCTATGAAGAATAAAGTGAAGCAACTGATTTCCTTAATTCTGCCGATGATCGATGATTTTACCGGCAACATCCTTCATTCGGTTGAACAATCATGCAGCCTGCACGGGTACCATCTGGTGGTGAAGCTCAGTGAGGACTTGGAGAATGAAGAACAGATTCTTCAGGAAATGTCAGCAAGCCCGGATGTGGCGGGAATTATTCTGTTCCCGAGGGGCCGCAAGGTATGCGGAGAACAGTTAATGAAGCTCCGTTTGGCGAAATATCCCATAGTGATCCTGGATCGTTCGTTTAAGGAGATTGATTTCGATTGTGTGCTTCATGATCACTATCTGGCAGCCTACCAGATTACCCGGTATTTAATTGATCATGGACATACAAGAATCGGGTTCCTGACCAATCAGATGGACGTAGCCAGAAGCCGGGAGGAACGTTATCAGGGCTATATTCAGGCTTTGGTTGACTCACATGTGGGGATTTATACGAAGCTGATCCATTCAGTTGAAGAAACAAACGGCATGATGAAAAGGGTGAATCTCTCGGAAGATCCTGTGATTGAGGTCCTCAAGGAATACTTGAAGAACTCCGGCGATATGACTGCAGTCTGTTGTACGGAGGACATACTGGCGATAAAGCTGGTATATGCCGCCGAGAAGCTAGGCATCCGGATTCCGCAAGATTTGTCGGTAACCGGATTTACCGATAACAAAGTGATAGATATGTATCCATTGCCGCTTACAACGGTCAAACAGCCTACGGATTTTTTCGGTGAGTCCGCAATGAGCCTGCTAATGGCAAGACTTGAAAATCCGGATCAGCCGCTGAAGACCATCAAATTAGAGACAACGATTGTGGAAAACAAGTCGGTGGATAGAATTATATGA
- a CDS encoding S-layer homology domain-containing protein, with translation MKRKAISCVLMVVMMVSMFSGINIKRVSAETVDARLKIMSFNVLTSLNQPIEREHNGQTRGQMLTALIDGKQSDSMGLNEVTQDWLNYLNNSVSTYGYQNGVTYAVTGNKAEDGITDLTSGYSEYSPILYRSDLYDIEKTGGYWFSDTPNVKTSKYMDIQDAEGRLLYKGMSNSRVMSYAILKYKGTNEIAYIHINSHYDHQSSDYIQRLCSIQVAKMANELALRYHAPAVLTGDINATEQSEAYKYLASGDNGYVNAKYVTNHYSTLPSSAGFGENYNGETKDVIDHIFISAGNIGVYKHDILKNPYLSDHSAVYAELSLNQMPKLDAIEVNDTAVPEFSDNRFSYNLFLPDSNLSFELKHNAGYTVTASINNSPYPVSAGAGGQSQLSFNMTEANNSVSLYVMDSAGRTTTYILNIYKESGEANPVISEIFPNASPGYKYFEVTNAGTKSMSTDDYAFLWGNIGADASVSWEGRLELTGNRVIRPGGSVVFWFTYNTNGVFSTEPTVADFNAHYHTSLTEENIIIFGASQVFKGYSVSAADPNQTAVFTMGANKDRGMRIGYAKDNQGQPYGWTKKSTNSSFDGPAVSVSSYKSISTKDLTSSQLFKFKYAEGQTVAAASDVLDLFYASPGIYDKRVGNEPKDAYARIEAGEYDSYSLVHAEGDNLGGSLAGSWAFYSNVQFGETGADSAIFSAAVKESNATGTIEIYMDGNSDGSLTNARKIGSLTTTPTAADWSVYKEFTSSFSERITGTHHVTLVFKPNAGKTYVGNLDYFVFHPYVAKADLTQLTGLAFRLDGKPLAADTLLNATQEKNTYTLSAEAAYLPADADYSIRWSSSRPDIAAINETTGLITVLKYGDFTVQASVYSNYKLFDSYTTPVLSTDYKISAFSYIEGEWASRFTPGKDKMPNAKKAAAAATGLSGNLTNGYNYIGDVVDSSSMTLGSVDFGSNGIQSFVMNMALKSSNCGGTVTLYADTVDDAHKIGYLTAAVAPDAPDNYNTYLLYTGTIEQSVTGVHDLILTFSTSKTYVGNIDYLIFEEIGNPPSQGEDTVKPVITLRGHNPVILEVGLEYSDAGALASDDRDGDITGRISTAYSWNGLPADGISTVTEATYNVHYNVSDLEGNAADEVVRTVIIAATAGPDTVKPAITLLGGATVEVENGAVYMDAGAVAADDRDGDITDRLVITITTADELIAAVNTGVAGTYKVHYNVQDTAGNAAAEVIRTVIVAAPVNNPGGEDHPNTESPAVSPTPTPVPRQPAGIQQLSRGDLKQEKAGSFSVQWSKEKETLLLPADVADAVEEGGTLKLMKEQLTLELSGQTLRKLLADAGEGAQEAQIRITATAADSELMKQAVERASIPGTVQWTAASEVFSIKVQATDHSGDPFAGASVLENGKALLTLKTGGVADPELLGVYSALAGGKPVYAGGQWSNGSITAEVLLEGQYAALAYTRSFEDVGGSHWARTVIARMAAKHVIEGVDDAKFEPQKALTRAEFAAMLVRSLGITRASGSSAAVRFADVPQESWYAEAVETAAQAGLISGRSDSRYEPEGTVTRQEMAVMLVRAYEYKAGYQLSGQAGSGFADADQISAWAKDSVAAAGAAGLLQGRGDGQFSPQEQLTRAESVQVLYNLLTSLK, from the coding sequence GTGAAAAGGAAAGCAATTTCCTGTGTACTTATGGTTGTTATGATGGTTTCTATGTTTTCCGGCATAAATATAAAGCGTGTAAGCGCAGAAACGGTTGATGCCAGATTGAAGATTATGAGTTTCAATGTGCTGACGAGCCTGAACCAGCCGATTGAACGGGAACACAATGGACAAACCCGGGGACAGATGCTTACGGCTCTGATCGACGGGAAGCAGTCTGATTCCATGGGCTTGAATGAGGTCACCCAGGATTGGTTGAATTACCTGAATAACAGCGTGAGCACTTATGGATATCAGAATGGGGTGACCTATGCAGTTACCGGAAATAAGGCTGAAGACGGCATAACCGATTTAACAAGCGGCTACAGCGAGTATTCGCCCATTCTTTACAGAAGCGATCTATATGATATTGAAAAAACCGGAGGATACTGGTTCTCGGATACGCCAAATGTAAAAACGTCCAAGTATATGGATATTCAGGACGCAGAGGGCAGACTGCTATACAAAGGAATGTCCAATTCCCGCGTTATGTCATACGCTATTTTAAAATATAAAGGAACAAATGAAATCGCATACATTCATATAAATTCCCATTACGACCACCAAAGCTCAGATTATATCCAGCGGCTTTGTTCCATTCAGGTCGCAAAAATGGCCAACGAACTCGCGTTACGATATCATGCGCCTGCCGTCTTGACGGGAGACATCAACGCAACGGAGCAATCGGAAGCTTATAAATATCTTGCGAGCGGAGACAACGGGTATGTGAATGCCAAATATGTGACGAATCACTATTCGACACTTCCCAGCTCTGCAGGCTTCGGTGAAAACTATAACGGGGAGACCAAAGACGTCATTGACCATATCTTTATCTCAGCGGGAAACATCGGCGTGTATAAGCATGACATCCTCAAGAATCCGTATCTTTCCGATCATTCGGCGGTATACGCAGAGCTGTCGCTGAATCAAATGCCGAAATTAGACGCCATTGAAGTGAATGATACGGCGGTTCCGGAGTTTTCAGACAACCGCTTTTCCTATAACCTGTTTTTACCGGACAGCAATCTGTCCTTTGAGCTGAAGCACAACGCCGGGTATACCGTTACCGCAAGCATCAATAACTCGCCTTATCCGGTTTCTGCAGGAGCCGGGGGACAAAGTCAATTGAGTTTCAATATGACGGAAGCGAATAACTCCGTTTCCCTGTATGTAATGGATTCCGCCGGACGCACGACAACCTACATCCTGAACATTTATAAAGAATCCGGTGAGGCCAACCCGGTCATCTCGGAGATTTTCCCCAATGCCAGTCCAGGATACAAATACTTTGAAGTCACAAATGCCGGCACCAAGTCCATGTCAACGGATGATTACGCCTTCCTGTGGGGAAATATCGGAGCAGATGCTTCGGTTAGCTGGGAAGGCAGGCTGGAATTAACCGGGAACCGGGTCATCCGGCCAGGCGGCTCCGTTGTTTTTTGGTTTACGTATAATACGAATGGTGTGTTTTCCACGGAACCGACCGTCGCAGATTTTAATGCGCATTATCATACCAGCCTTACAGAGGAGAACATCATTATTTTCGGAGCTTCACAAGTGTTTAAGGGGTACTCCGTCTCTGCCGCTGACCCTAATCAGACAGCAGTCTTCACTATGGGGGCGAATAAGGACAGGGGAATGCGGATCGGTTATGCCAAGGATAACCAGGGACAGCCTTACGGATGGACGAAAAAGTCAACAAATTCATCGTTTGACGGTCCGGCCGTTTCGGTATCTTCCTATAAATCGATCTCCACGAAAGATTTGACGTCAAGCCAGTTATTCAAATTCAAATATGCTGAGGGCCAGACGGTTGCCGCCGCGTCCGATGTACTGGATCTTTTTTATGCATCGCCCGGCATCTATGACAAGAGAGTCGGCAACGAGCCCAAGGATGCCTATGCCAGAATTGAAGCGGGCGAATATGACAGCTATTCACTTGTTCATGCAGAAGGTGATAATTTGGGCGGCTCCCTCGCCGGGTCATGGGCATTTTACTCCAATGTCCAGTTTGGGGAAACCGGTGCGGATTCGGCCATTTTCTCGGCAGCAGTGAAAGAAAGCAACGCCACAGGCACTATTGAGATTTACATGGATGGCAATTCTGACGGCAGTCTGACCAATGCCCGCAAAATCGGGTCCCTTACAACAACGCCGACCGCTGCCGATTGGAGCGTCTATAAGGAATTTACAAGCAGCTTTAGCGAGCGGATTACAGGCACGCATCATGTGACGCTGGTGTTTAAACCAAACGCCGGGAAGACCTATGTGGGGAATCTGGATTATTTCGTCTTCCATCCGTATGTGGCCAAAGCGGATCTGACACAGCTGACCGGACTCGCCTTCCGGCTGGACGGTAAACCGCTGGCGGCAGATACCCTGTTGAATGCCACACAGGAGAAGAACACCTACACCCTCAGTGCAGAAGCCGCCTACTTGCCGGCAGATGCTGATTATTCAATACGATGGTCATCGTCCCGTCCCGATATCGCGGCTATAAATGAAACCACCGGCTTGATTACCGTATTGAAATATGGGGACTTTACGGTTCAGGCTTCCGTTTATTCAAACTATAAGTTATTTGACAGCTATACCACGCCGGTGTTATCCACCGATTATAAAATATCCGCTTTCAGCTATATCGAAGGTGAATGGGCTTCCCGCTTCACCCCCGGCAAGGACAAAATGCCCAATGCCAAGAAAGCGGCTGCGGCGGCTACGGGTTTGTCCGGCAATCTTACCAATGGCTATAATTATATAGGCGATGTGGTTGACAGTAGCAGCATGACCCTGGGCTCCGTGGATTTCGGGAGCAATGGCATCCAGAGCTTTGTGATGAATATGGCGCTGAAAAGCTCAAACTGCGGAGGGACGGTCACCCTCTATGCAGATACCGTTGACGATGCCCACAAAATCGGCTATCTTACAGCCGCGGTGGCTCCCGATGCGCCAGACAACTATAACACTTATCTTCTGTATACAGGAACCATAGAACAATCTGTTACCGGCGTACATGATCTCATTCTGACATTCTCCACCAGTAAAACCTATGTCGGAAATATCGATTACCTGATCTTTGAAGAAATCGGGAATCCCCCCTCACAGGGCGAAGATACGGTCAAACCAGTGATTACCCTGCGGGGGCATAATCCGGTAATCCTGGAAGTGGGCTTGGAGTATTCCGATGCCGGAGCCCTTGCATCGGATGATCGGGACGGAGATATAACGGGCCGGATCAGCACCGCCTACAGCTGGAACGGGCTTCCTGCGGACGGAATCAGCACTGTTACGGAAGCCACCTACAACGTTCATTACAATGTCAGCGACCTGGAAGGAAATGCAGCTGATGAGGTCGTACGGACAGTAATTATCGCAGCAACCGCCGGACCGGATACAGTGAAGCCGGCGATAACGCTGCTGGGCGGCGCAACGGTGGAGGTGGAGAATGGCGCGGTGTACATGGATGCCGGAGCCGTTGCTGCGGATGACCGGGACGGAGATATTACCGATCGTCTGGTGATCACGATTACCACTGCTGACGAGCTAATTGCTGCAGTGAACACTGGAGTGGCCGGAACCTACAAGGTTCATTATAATGTGCAGGATACGGCGGGCAACGCGGCGGCCGAAGTGATCCGCACAGTCATTGTTGCCGCCCCTGTGAATAATCCAGGCGGTGAGGATCATCCGAATACCGAGTCTCCTGCGGTATCCCCTACACCTACTCCTGTGCCCCGACAGCCTGCAGGGATTCAGCAACTGAGCCGTGGGGATCTGAAGCAAGAGAAAGCGGGAAGCTTCTCTGTACAATGGAGCAAGGAGAAGGAAACACTTCTGCTTCCGGCGGATGTGGCTGACGCTGTAGAGGAAGGCGGCACCCTGAAGCTGATGAAGGAACAATTAACCCTTGAGCTCAGCGGGCAAACCCTGCGCAAGCTACTGGCGGATGCCGGAGAAGGCGCACAGGAAGCGCAAATCAGGATTACGGCTACAGCCGCCGATTCCGAATTGATGAAGCAGGCGGTGGAGAGGGCAAGTATCCCGGGAACTGTGCAGTGGACAGCAGCCAGTGAAGTGTTCAGTATCAAAGTGCAGGCTACGGATCATAGCGGCGATCCGTTTGCAGGGGCCTCTGTATTGGAGAACGGGAAGGCCCTGCTGACCCTCAAGACCGGTGGCGTTGCCGATCCTGAGTTACTCGGAGTATATTCCGCCTTAGCTGGCGGCAAGCCAGTTTATGCGGGAGGCCAGTGGAGCAATGGGAGCATTACCGCTGAAGTCCTGCTGGAAGGACAATATGCGGCGCTGGCCTATACCCGCAGCTTCGAGGATGTGGGCGGCAGTCACTGGGCCCGCACCGTCATTGCAAGAATGGCGGCGAAGCATGTCATCGAAGGCGTTGACGATGCCAAATTTGAGCCTCAGAAAGCTCTCACCCGTGCAGAGTTTGCCGCTATGCTGGTGCGGTCGCTCGGGATAACTCGGGCTTCTGGCAGCAGCGCCGCAGTCAGATTTGCTGATGTACCGCAGGAATCCTGGTATGCAGAGGCAGTAGAGACCGCTGCACAAGCAGGACTGATAAGCGGACGCAGTGACAGCAGATATGAACCGGAGGGTACGGTAACCCGGCAGGAAATGGCCGTCATGCTGGTCCGAGCCTATGAATATAAAGCAGGTTATCAGCTCTCAGGCCAGGCGGGAAGCGGGTTTGCCGATGCGGATCAGATAAGTGCCTGGGCCAAAGATTCAGTCGCTGCCGCCGGCGCGGCAGGATTGCTCCAAGGCCGGGGCGACGGGCAATTTTCCCCCCAAGAACAGCTTACCCGCGCCGAAAGTGTCCAGGTTCTATACAATTTGCTGACAAGCCTGAAATAG
- a CDS encoding Cof-type HAD-IIB family hydrolase translates to MKYKLLALDMDGTVLNRNHEISAENRKWIHRAIEQGISVMFATGREVQSIAPYVEKLGLRSPLVAVNGSEVWRAPGSLLVRHTLEDNWVQELYALALESNCRYWAYTVNEVFTAQNWPGQILRPEDDPWLKFGMHSDDPACLQQIHRILDATGRYELTNSSPRNIEINPLGINKASGIREVCRLLGIGMEEVAACGDSLNDLKMLRSVGLGIAMGNAQEAVKQAAKAVTGTNEEDGVAQAIRNYLLGE, encoded by the coding sequence GAACCACGAGATATCCGCAGAGAACCGCAAGTGGATACACCGGGCGATTGAACAAGGGATTTCCGTGATGTTTGCCACCGGCCGCGAGGTGCAGAGTATTGCGCCTTATGTCGAAAAGCTCGGTCTGCGTTCTCCGCTCGTTGCCGTCAACGGAAGTGAGGTGTGGCGGGCTCCCGGCAGCCTGCTGGTCCGCCATACGCTGGAGGATAACTGGGTTCAGGAGCTGTACGCGCTGGCGCTGGAGAGCAATTGCCGGTATTGGGCCTATACTGTAAATGAAGTATTCACTGCGCAGAATTGGCCCGGGCAGATCCTGCGGCCTGAAGATGATCCATGGCTCAAATTCGGAATGCACTCCGATGATCCGGCCTGTCTGCAGCAGATCCACCGGATTCTAGACGCCACGGGCCGGTACGAGCTTACCAATTCCAGCCCTCGCAATATTGAGATTAATCCGTTAGGGATTAACAAGGCAAGCGGAATCCGTGAGGTCTGCAGGCTGCTGGGAATCGGGATGGAGGAAGTTGCCGCCTGCGGGGACAGTCTGAATGATCTGAAGATGCTCCGCTCCGTCGGTCTGGGCATTGCCATGGGCAACGCCCAGGAGGCGGTGAAGCAGGCAGCCAAAGCCGTTACGGGAACCAATGAAGAAGATGGTGTAGCCCAGGCAATACGCAATTATCTGCTGGGGGAATAA